A stretch of DNA from Paenibacillus albus:
TCAAATCGCGAACTTCTCCAATGCCTCCGCGCTTTTGAATCAATTTCTAGATCGCATTAACTGGGTCGGCTTCTATATCAACCGCGGAGAAGAGCTTGTACTCGGACCATTCCAAGGGCTGCCGGCTTGCGTACGCATTCCATTCACGCGCGGCGTCTGCGGCAAAGCAGCAAGCACAAGAGAGACCGTTCGGGTAGAGAACGTTCATGAATTCCCTGGGCATATTGCTTGCGATGCAGCTTCGCAATCCGAGATCGTTATCCCGATTGTAAAAGACGGAGAGCTGCTCGGCGTGCTTGATATCGATAGCCCCGAGCTAAATCGGTTCGACGAGCTGGATCAGCAATATCTGGAGCAATTCGTTCAGAAGCTCATTGCCCACCTCTAAGATGACGATAGACTATCGGGTTACTTCGAAGTGGGACGAGAACTTTTGGCGAGAGGTTGAGCCGGTTTATAGAGAAGCATTTCCTGAACATAGAGGCAAGAGCGTAGGCGTGATCCGCCGGATGTTCGAGCGGAAGCTGAGTGAGCTGCACACATGGAGCGAAGCAGGCCATGTAATCGCGATGGCACTGACATCAACCGATCGTCAGGCGCATGTGCTCGTGCTCGATTATCTCGCGGTGCAGGCTAGCCGTAGAGGCAGAGGTCTTGGCCGGCATTGCGTCGAAGCGATCAGCGAGTGGGCTGCAAGCTCGGAGCGCTGCAAGGCGATTATTATCGAGGTCGAGGCTGAGAAGACGGAAGAGAATGCAGAGCGAATCCGATTTTGGCAGAAAACCGGCTTTCATCTGACAAGCTATGTTCACCCGTATATTTGGGTGCCGGAGACATATCATGCGATGTTTTTACCGCTAGATACGGCGTATAAGCCTGACGAAGAGGATGGCCGTCCGCTGTTCAAATTCATCACCAAATATCATGAGAAGGCCTATCGCGGCGGAGATATCGAGTAGCCCGAATCAAGAAGCCTGGGACATATAACCATTGCTTTTTCCGGTAACGCTCTATATGATTGAAAACTGTTATGAAAATTAAATACAAATGCCTCATGAGTGTTTGAGATGAGGTAGAGGTCGCGATGTTGAAGAGTACATCCGGGGGAAGTCGAGTATAGACTATTGATCCCGGGTTTAAAGGCAACTTCGCCGAAGTAAGCGCGCCATACTAGCCGTGCTTGCTGGGGCCGTATCCGAAAGGAGCGGAACTGTCATGCTGTTCTTCCTAGGAACCGTATGTTGAGCTATCTTGTCACAGGATGAAATGAGGGAGTAGAAGGCTGCCTTGCTTACGCGTTTAAGAGGGCAGCTTTTTTGTGTTTATTTTCACGGATAAACAGTTAAGGGAGCGTATTTACAAGTGAAAGAGAACAAACTGCGCAGAGGCTTGAAATCTCGCCATATGGCCATGATTTCGCTCGGCGGATCAATCGGAACAGGGCTGTTCCTGGCAAGCGGCGGAGCGATTCATTCTGCTGGACCCGGAGGAGCACTGCTAGCTTACCTTGTCATTGGCATCATGGTCTATTTTCTCGTCACAAGCTTGGGCGAAATGGCTACGTATATGCCGGTATCAGGAACCTTCAGCACGTATGCAACGAAATTCGTAGATCCATCCTTCGGCTTCGCGCTCGGGTGGAACTATTGGTATAACTGGGCGATAACGATCGCCGCAGAGTTGTCTGCCGCAACGTTGATTATCAAGTTCTGGCTGCCGGACAGCCCGTCCTTCATATGGAGTGCGCTGTTCCTGGCGCTCATGGTCGGCCTCAATCTATTGTCGGTAAAAGGGTACGGCGAGTCTGAATATTGGTTCGCGATGATCAAGATTGTTACCGTCATCGTCTTCATTGCTATCGGGCTGCTCATGATCGTGGGTATCTGGCGCGGTGATGCGGTGGGCTTCAGCAACTTTACAGCCGGAGACGCGCCAATCTCAGGGGGTTGGCTGGCTGTACTCGGTGTCTGCATGGCTGCCGGCTTCTCGTTCCAAGGAACGGAGCTCGTCGGTATTGCGGCAGGGGAATCCGAGAAT
This window harbors:
- a CDS encoding GAF domain-containing protein; translation: MFHTEAYSESRENNYELVISQLGALLEGEADQIANFSNASALLNQFLDRINWVGFYINRGEELVLGPFQGLPACVRIPFTRGVCGKAASTRETVRVENVHEFPGHIACDAASQSEIVIPIVKDGELLGVLDIDSPELNRFDELDQQYLEQFVQKLIAHL
- a CDS encoding GNAT family N-acetyltransferase; this translates as MTIDYRVTSKWDENFWREVEPVYREAFPEHRGKSVGVIRRMFERKLSELHTWSEAGHVIAMALTSTDRQAHVLVLDYLAVQASRRGRGLGRHCVEAISEWAASSERCKAIIIEVEAEKTEENAERIRFWQKTGFHLTSYVHPYIWVPETYHAMFLPLDTAYKPDEEDGRPLFKFITKYHEKAYRGGDIE